The following is a genomic window from Calditrichota bacterium.
GATATTATCTACGGCCAGAAACCGCCGTCCCGACTCGAAATGGTAAGCCGCCTTGCGTAATGTCACCCAGAGCGAATCGCTGAACTTCTCTGCCAATCTGCGCCGTTCTTCCCAACCTAATGCGTAGAGCGCCTCGAACCGCGCGGCCTGGGCAATCATCCGGGCGCGCTCATAATAGGGTTCACCGCCAAGCGGCCGGTAGCGATCCATTTCAGTGCCGCAGGCGAGCGCCAGATAATACTCGACGAGGCCGGTCAAAGGGTGGTAGGGATCGCTCCACGGGAGGCGCTCCTCTTGAGCGAAAGGAAACTCCCATCGCCGATCGCGAAACTGAACGCCGCTCTTAAGGCCGATGAGGATGCCGGCTTCATAGCGGCGCAATATGGCATTGCGGCTGAATTTGTCGAAAAAGAGGTCGATCTGCACGGCAAACGGGAACCCGGGCCGGCTGCCGGCCCAGGTTTGCTCCCCGATGAGCCGCTTCAGTTCGCTGTCCAGTCCTGCCAGATAGACCTTTTCCTCTTCCGGCAGGCGGTCGAGATGAAGGCTAATACTCGGTTCCGTCGGTGCTGCAAAAAGAAGTATCGCAGAGTGCAGAATGTAGATCGCGGTATGCAACGCAGAATGCAAAATGAACAGAGAAACCCTAAACCGAATTCTACTTCACTAACACCGCCTTGATGGTCTCACTGCGCCCCCCTGAACTTAGCCGGACGAAATAAATGCCGTCCGGCAGATGGTCGGCATTCCAGATATACTCCGACTTCGCACCATTGGCACTGCCTTCAAAGATCGACCCGACAAGCCGACCGGAGATGTCGAGTGCTTCCAGGCGGTAACTGGCTGAACTCATCGCCGAGACCGCAATCCGGACCTGCCCATTGAACGGATTCGGGAACGCCCCAATCAAGTGCGGCTCATCAGGCAGTTCCGGCGCTTTGCTCTGGTCCGGCACATCGAGGATGCGAAAGACCTCGAACACATTCGCCAGAAATCTGCTCCTTGGCGTTGTCCCACCCTGGCCGCTCACCGCTTCGAGAGCGAATCCGCAATAGACCAACCCATATTCGCGCCGGTAGAGGATGGCACCGGTGCCGGAGCCGTTATCGTAATCGAGTATCGGCTCGGCGGCGCCCAAGGCTTCCATCGAACTGGGCGAGAGCGTCCCGTTGCCGGCGCCGGCTCCGATCAACAGCAGCCGTTGTCCTTCG
Proteins encoded in this region:
- a CDS encoding T9SS type A sorting domain-containing protein; amino-acid sequence: WLTGNARNALSDGEQALIRNYLGGGGNLVLAGQFIGDDHGGSAFHQEILKARHVADNSAGRIVQGRGGSPSEGQRLLLIGAGAGNGTLSPSSMEALGAAEPILDYDNGSGTGAILYRREYGLVYCGFALEAVSGQGGTTPRSRFLANVFEVFRILDVPDQSKAPELPDEPHLIGAFPNPFNGQVRIAVSAMSSASYRLEALDISGRLVGSIFEGSANGAKSEYIWNADHLPDGIYFVRLSSGGRSETIKAVLVK
- a CDS encoding DUF4835 family protein, which encodes MRFRVSLFILHSALHTAIYILHSAILLFAAPTEPSISLHLDRLPEEEKVYLAGLDSELKRLIGEQTWAGSRPGFPFAVQIDLFFDKFSRNAILRRYEAGILIGLKSGVQFRDRRWEFPFAQEERLPWSDPYHPLTGLVEYYLALACGTEMDRYRPLGGEPYYERARMIAQAARFEALYALGWEERRRLAEKFSDSLWVTLRKAAYHFESGRRFLAVDNIEDAVPHLAEAVHLAMSTAPENLELKYGDHVIRFVDRQKVVDALTALEMWDELDEFEEWAKESEE